A genomic window from Cucumis melo cultivar AY chromosome 8, USDA_Cmelo_AY_1.0, whole genome shotgun sequence includes:
- the LOC103500922 gene encoding putative pentatricopeptide repeat-containing protein At5g37570, giving the protein MQKLANAGMPPYLCCFSRFCTTTSFAKTTKPKSIVSLYSISALLKLCKTHIDLQQVHVRLIQKGLEQDTFLVTQFISASNSVAHISYSTSVFDRVLSPSTILWNSLVSGYCAKLQFVDIISLYVRMKREDGAPDRYTFPSLLKVCASEGKMMEGMALHGSILRCGVDEDIYVTTSLVNLYGKGGLIECARKVFDRMSEKNVVSWTAMIVGYSSVGNLVEAKRLFDLMPERNVASWNAIIGGYMKMGDVKSAEKVFDEMPEKNVVSFTTMIDGYAKAGDMLSARNLFQKAPERDIIAWSALISGYTQNGQPNEAVQTFLEMSSRNVKPDKFVLTSLMLACSQLGNLDLAKWVDSYATGCLVDLRGAHVRAALIDMNAKCGNMERAMYLFEEMPKRDLISYCSVMQGSSIHGHGDQAVSLFERMLDEDLTPDDVAFTVILTACSRAGLVDEGWHYFEMMRNKYSMVPSLDHYACIVDLLSRSGRLKEAYELIKSLPVQSHAGAWGALLGACKLYCDSELAEVVASRLIELEPENAGNYVLLSNIYAAADRWLDVSAVRDQMNERGLRKIPGCSWI; this is encoded by the coding sequence ATGCAAAAGCTCGCCAATGCGGGCATGCCGCCGTACCTCTGctgtttctctcgcttttgtaCAACTACTAGCTTTGCTAAAACCACTAAGCCAAAGTCCATTGTTTCTCTCTACTCAATTTCCGCCCTCCTCAAGCTCTGCAAGACCCACATCGACCTCCAGCAAGTTCATGTCCGTCTCATCCAGAAAGGGCTCGAGCAAGATACTTTCCTTGTGACCCAATTCATCTCCGCTTCCAACTCAGTTGCCCACATCTCCTATTCTACATCCGTCTTTGATCGTGTTCTCTCACCCTCTACAATTCTTTGGAACTCTCTCGTCAGTGGGTACTGTGCGAAGTTGCAGTTTGTTGATATTATTTCGCTATATGTCCGTATGAAGAGGGAAGACGGCGCTCCCGATAGGTATACGTTTCCTTCGCTTCTCAAGGTGTGTGCAAGTGAGGGTAAGATGATGGAAGGGATGGCCCTTCATGGATCCATTTTGAGATGTGGTGTTGATGAGGATATATATGTGACGACGAGTTTAGTGAACTTGTATGGGAAGGGTGGGTTAATAGAATGTGCTCGTAAGGTGTTTGATCGAATGTCAGAGAAGAATGTGGTTTCTTGGACGGCTATGATTGTTGGGTATTCGAGCGTTGGGAATTTGGTGGAGGCAAAGAGGCTTTTCGATTTGATGCCGGAGAGAAATGTGGCGTCGTGGAATGCAATTATAGGTGGGTACATGAAAATGGGTGATGTAAAGAGTGCTGAGAAGGTGTTCGATGAAATGCCAGAGAAGAATGTTGTATCTTTCACAACAATGATCGATGGGTATGCAAAAGCCGGCGACATGCTTTCTGCCAGGAACTTATTTCAAAAAGCACCTGAAAGGGATATTATTGCATGGTCGGCTTTGATATCTGGGTATACACAAAATGGTCAGCCAAATGAGGCAGTCCAGACTTTTCTTGAAATGAGTTCTAGGAATGTGAAACCTGATAAGTTTGTATTGACAAGCTTAATGTTAGCCTGTTCTCAGTTGGGTAATTTGGATTTGGCCAAATGGGTTGACTCATATGCTACCGGGTGTTTAGTTGATTTACGTGGGGCACACGTTAGGGCAGCTCTTATAGATATGAATGCTAAGTGTGGAAACATGGAGCGAGCCATGTATCTGTTCGAAGAAATGCCTAAAAGGGATCTAATCTCCTACTGTTCAGTAATGCAAGGTTCGTCAATCCATGGGCATGGAGATCAGGCTGTGTCACTCTTTGAGAGGATGCTAGATGAAGATCTAACCCCCGATGACGTGGCCTTCACAGTCATCTTAACAGCTTGTAGCCGTGCTGGACTTGTGGATGAAGGCTGGCATTACTTTGAAATGATGAGGAATAAATACTCCATGGTTCCCTCTCTTGATCACTATGCATGTATTGTTGATCTTCTTAGTCGATCTGGGAGGCTAAAAGAAGCTTATGAGCTCATAAAATCCTTACCTGTTCAATCTCATGCTGGTGCATGGGGTGCACTGCTTGGGGCCTGCAAATTATATTGCGACTCTGAGCTTGCAGAGGTGGTAGCTTCTCGACTTATTGAGCTTGAGCCTGAAAATGCTGGCAACTATGTGCTATTATCCAATATCTATGCTGCAGCAGATAGGTGGCTGGATGTGTCTGCTGTAAGAGACCAAATGAATGAAAGAGGGCTTAGAAAAATACCCGGTTGCAGTTGGATTTAA
- the LOC103500918 gene encoding uncharacterized protein LOC103500918: MGLWLNPLPRGQLRTSACFFIVGVSLFAAGAHLSYLNIGPQQARTKARDDFVRERLRKRHDG, encoded by the coding sequence ATGGGACTGTGGCTGAACCCTCTCCCTCGCGGTCAGCTAAGAACTAGCGCCTGCTTCTTCATCGTCGGAGTTTCCCTCTTCGCCGCCGGAGCTCACCTCTCTTACCTCAACATCGGCCCTCAGCAAGCTCGAACCAAAGCTCGTGATGATTTTGTCAGGGAGCGTTTGAGGAAGCGTCACGACGGTTAA
- the LOC103500919 gene encoding protein trichome birefringence-like 8 — protein sequence MDLQTEFHQRPFLFLSFPISKPLCFALSFLILSVSSVFIFNFSTTPSNYQYYDLSRFHHFFSQIFPQNIPASSPSLSPSLPRPCDYSYGKWVWDENYPFHSYTENCPFVDPGFRCTQNGRKDEGYRKWRWQPEGCNLPRFNASELLERSRNRRIVFVGDSIGRNQWESLLCMLTQGVSNISTIYEENGKPINKHKGFLTMRFQEYNLTVEYYRVPYLVVIGRPPPNSSTQVNASIRVDELHWYSKRWVGADVLVFNDGHWWNKYKIFKMGYYFQEGGRLNMSMDVMEAFRRSLQTWKRWVEEELDPNRTRVFFRSYSPVHYRGGTWSEGGHCNTDKEPERDYTKLEDEPENNIFISNVIKQMDTVKHKIQFLNITYLTEFRKDGHPSKNREPGTPDDAPQDCSHWCLPGVPDTWNELVYAHLLSNGFRK from the exons ATGGATCTCCAAACTGAATTTCATCAAAgaccctttctttttctttctttccccaTTAGCAAACCTCTCTGTTTTGCGCTTTCCTTTTTAATCCTCTCTGTTTCTTCCGTTTTTATCTTCAACTTCTCCACCACTCCTTCCAATTACCAATATTATGATCTTTCACGTTTCCATCACTTTTTCTCCCAAATTTTCCCCCAAAACATCCCGGCCTCATCACCGTCCCTGTCGCCGTCATTGCCGAGACCTTGCGATTACTCCTATGGCAAATGGGTTTGGGATGAAAATTATCCATTCCACTCTTACACTGAGAATTGTCCCTTTGTTGATCCAGGATTCCGGTGTACCCAAAATGGTCGGAAAGATGAAGGTTACCGGAAGTGGCGGTGGCAGCCTGAAGGTTGCAATCTCCCAAG ATTCAATGCAAGTGAATTATTAGAGAGAAGTCGAAACAGAAGGATCGTGTTTGTTGGCGATTCAATCGGACGAAACCAGTGGGAGTCACTACTATGCATGCTAACACAGGGAGTTTCAAACatttcaacaatatatgaagAAAATGGGAAGCCAATAAACAAACACAAAGGATTTCTCACCATGCGATTTCAGGAATACAATCTTACAGTTGAATATTATAGAGTTCCTTATCTGGTTGTCATTGGTCGACCTCCTCCAAACTCATCAACTCAAGTTAATGCCAGCATTCGAGTTGATGAGTTGCATTGGTATTCCAAACGATGGGTTGGTGCAGATGTCTTAGTTTTCAATGATGGTCACTGGTGGAATAAGTACAAGATCTTTAAAAT GGGTTACTATTTCCAAGAAGGGGGGAGGTTGAATATGAGTATGGATGTAATGGAAGCATTTCGGAGGTCATTACAGACATGGAAGCGATGGGTGGAGGAAGAATTGGATCCAAACAGAACTCGTGTTTTCTTTCGCAGCTATTCCCCTGTTCATTACAG GGGTGGGACATGGAGTGAAGGTGGTCACTGTAACACTGACAAAGAGCCCGAAAGAGACTACACGAAACTGGAGGACGAACCAGAAAACAACATTTTCATTTCAAATGTAATCAAACAAATGGATACTGTAAAGCATAAAATTCAGTTCTTGAATATTACATATCTAACAGAATTCAGAAAGGATGGTCACCCTTCAAAGAATCGTGAGCCCGGCACACCAGATGATGCTCCACAAGATTGTAGTCACTGGTGCCTGCCTGGAGTACCAGATACGTGGAATGAACTTGTTTATGCTCATCTATTATCAAATGGATTCAGAAAGTAG